In Pedobacter heparinus DSM 2366, the following are encoded in one genomic region:
- a CDS encoding PepSY-associated TM helix domain-containing protein, whose amino-acid sequence MLAAKKNKKPKSRTRKVAGFLHLWLGLASGLVVFILGVTGCLYVFQKEISDVIYSDQLYVKPPKNAVALPLTQLKQIAEKALNSPNVTATTYADPEKAWEFMYYKAGNDRALTFFGTVEAYKSAFINPYTGQVTGIMDYEKNFFVIVKYLHWSLLLNTQYGQPVVGYSTLVFVIMLITGMILWWPKNLKRNNLNKSFKVKWKAKFKRLNYDLHNVPGFYAMLITLVLALTGMVWAMKWFQTLVYVVASQSITPPKPNRLSSDSTAVAIKEPLNIAFETARKQFPDAKRIALSAPDGNSKAAVIRAFGYRGKENYYDVDALQFDQFTGKLLGRENFKDKNNGEKLIRMNYDIHVGAVLGLPGKILAFFASLIAASLPITGFIIWWGRGKKKKAAI is encoded by the coding sequence GTGCTTGCTGCAAAAAAAAATAAAAAACCAAAAAGCCGGACCAGAAAGGTAGCCGGCTTTTTGCACCTCTGGCTCGGACTGGCTTCGGGGCTTGTGGTTTTTATTCTGGGGGTTACGGGCTGTCTCTATGTTTTTCAGAAAGAGATCTCTGATGTCATATACAGCGATCAGTTGTATGTAAAGCCACCCAAAAATGCCGTTGCCCTGCCGCTTACCCAATTGAAACAGATTGCAGAAAAAGCTTTGAATAGTCCGAATGTAACTGCAACCACTTATGCCGACCCCGAAAAAGCCTGGGAGTTTATGTATTATAAAGCAGGGAACGATAGGGCCTTAACTTTTTTTGGTACAGTAGAAGCCTATAAATCAGCTTTCATCAATCCCTATACAGGTCAGGTAACGGGTATCATGGATTATGAGAAGAATTTTTTTGTCATTGTCAAATATCTGCACTGGAGCCTGTTGTTGAATACCCAATACGGACAGCCTGTAGTAGGCTACAGCACCCTTGTTTTTGTAATAATGCTGATTACAGGAATGATTTTATGGTGGCCTAAAAACCTGAAGAGGAACAATCTCAATAAGAGTTTTAAAGTTAAGTGGAAGGCTAAGTTTAAACGACTCAATTATGACCTGCATAATGTGCCCGGTTTTTATGCCATGCTGATTACACTGGTGCTGGCACTTACCGGAATGGTATGGGCCATGAAATGGTTCCAGACCCTAGTCTATGTAGTGGCTTCACAATCTATAACACCTCCAAAACCAAACCGTTTAAGTTCTGATTCTACAGCTGTGGCCATAAAGGAACCTTTGAATATTGCTTTTGAAACCGCAAGGAAACAATTTCCGGATGCAAAAAGAATTGCCCTGTCTGCCCCAGACGGGAACAGTAAAGCCGCTGTGATCCGTGCTTTTGGCTACCGCGGCAAAGAAAACTATTACGATGTGGATGCCCTGCAGTTTGACCAGTTTACCGGGAAACTGCTTGGCCGTGAAAACTTTAAGGACAAGAACAATGGCGAAAAGCTCATCCGCATGAACTATGACATCCATGTAGGGGCGGTATTGGGCCTGCCAGGGAAAATACTGGCCTTTTTTGCCAGCTTAATTGCCGCCAGTTTACCCATTACCGGCTTTATCATCTGGTGGGGGCGTGGTAAAAAGAAAAAAGCCGCTATTTAG